Proteins encoded in a region of the Mucispirillum schaedleri ASF457 genome:
- a CDS encoding toxin-antitoxin system YwqK family antitoxin: MSCSKLAGIFLLCFSLFIYPNVSLSDEKCDFIITKSDLSGMRKGKLYNSINTTGTACLKNYDNRNIYFPIKNGKIEGTAVMYYYDDFIEETTIYKNSKRDGIEKRYFPSGALLRATPYKNDKIEGIERLYYEIGGVESEIPYKNGKVEGIRKDYYMDGILSARFVYKNDYKEGTAKKYYHNGKLKLERMYKQGRKHGYERSYTEKGILTEEIPFNDGIVNGTLKVFDEETGRPFLFVDFVEGIKHGKAVKYSADGKIYAVVNFENDYVVSGRCTNGYKFTPKDLETIQYSIYRIKCGK; the protein is encoded by the coding sequence ATGAGCTGCTCTAAACTAGCTGGTATCTTTTTATTATGTTTTTCTCTCTTTATATATCCTAATGTTTCTCTAAGTGATGAAAAATGTGATTTTATTATAACTAAAAGTGACTTATCAGGAATGCGAAAAGGTAAATTATATAATTCTATAAACACAACTGGCACAGCCTGCCTTAAAAACTATGATAACAGAAATATTTATTTCCCAATAAAAAATGGAAAAATAGAAGGCACAGCTGTTATGTATTATTATGATGATTTTATAGAAGAAACTACCATATATAAAAACAGCAAGAGAGATGGGATAGAAAAAAGATATTTTCCAAGCGGTGCATTATTAAGAGCAACACCATATAAAAATGATAAAATAGAGGGCATTGAAAGATTGTATTATGAAATAGGTGGTGTAGAATCTGAAATACCATATAAAAATGGCAAAGTAGAAGGTATAAGAAAAGATTATTATATGGACGGCATATTAAGTGCAAGGTTTGTATACAAAAATGATTATAAAGAAGGAACTGCCAAAAAATATTATCATAACGGCAAATTAAAATTAGAAAGAATGTATAAGCAGGGCAGAAAACACGGATATGAAAGGTCATATACAGAAAAAGGTATATTAACAGAAGAAATACCCTTTAATGATGGCATTGTGAATGGCACATTAAAAGTATTTGATGAAGAAACTGGCAGACCTTTTTTATTTGTAGATTTTGTAGAAGGCATAAAACATGGTAAAGCCGTAAAATATTCTGCTGATGGCAAAATATATGCTGTTGTTAATTTTGAAAATGACTATGTTGTCAGTGGCAGATGCACTAATGGCTATAAATTTACTCCAAAAGATTTAGAAACTATCCAATACAGCATATATAGAATTAAGTGCGGCAAATAA
- the flhA gene encoding flagellar biosynthesis protein FlhA, producing the protein MAADTKVTASSIIKKIAKQTDIALALGVMFILVIMIIPIPSILLDFFLTVSVSLSIIILLVSLYAERPLDFSSFPFVLLLTTLFRLSLNVSTTRTILLHGHEGPDAAGEIIRAFGQFVVGGNYAVGIIVFIILVLINFMVITKGSGRVAEVAARFTLDAMPGKQMAIDADLNAGIINEDEARKRREDVRREADFYGSMDGASKFVRGDAVAGLIITAINIIGGLALGMLQHGLSVSEAASTYTILTIGDGLVGQIPALIISTSAGIIVTRAGNDSGSLAKQLTKQLFPQAKVLFITGGLLLFFAIVPGMPKLAFIFLGLVAVGVGYLMLRKEKKGDTLDDEEGSENEEEKPPAPEEEEVKELLEMDTMELEIGFGIIPLVDAAQGGTLLNRIKSIRRQIALEMGFIVPPVRIRDNLQLDADEYVVLLRGVRTAKGSVMPDRYMAMNPAGPMDDISGIPTKEPAFGLPAKWVDEIEKEKAEIAGYTIVDPATIIATHLTEVIKKNSAELLGRQETQDLLDKLKEKHPKIVEDVVPGILDLSTLNRVLQNLLKERVSIRNLQTILEALATYGTMNKDIEYLTEKVRFALRKQITESLLAQDGKLYVFALPQPVEQLIIKNMHPSDEGKEIVIDPATARKILTGLMDKTEEVTAKGIPPVLFVS; encoded by the coding sequence ATGGCAGCAGATACAAAAGTCACAGCATCTTCCATTATAAAAAAAATCGCAAAGCAGACAGATATTGCTTTGGCACTAGGTGTAATGTTTATACTTGTTATAATGATTATACCTATACCATCTATTTTATTAGACTTTTTTCTTACTGTCAGTGTATCTTTAAGTATAATTATTTTGCTTGTATCATTATATGCAGAAAGACCACTTGATTTTTCATCTTTTCCATTTGTGCTGCTTTTAACAACACTTTTCAGGCTTTCATTAAATGTATCTACCACAAGAACAATTCTTCTCCATGGTCATGAAGGTCCAGATGCAGCAGGTGAAATTATCCGTGCATTTGGTCAGTTTGTTGTAGGTGGTAACTATGCTGTTGGTATTATTGTATTTATCATACTTGTTTTAATTAACTTTATGGTTATTACAAAAGGTTCCGGCAGAGTTGCAGAGGTTGCTGCCCGCTTTACATTAGATGCTATGCCTGGTAAACAGATGGCTATTGATGCAGACTTAAATGCTGGTATAATTAATGAAGATGAGGCAAGAAAACGCAGGGAAGATGTTAGAAGAGAGGCTGATTTTTATGGAAGTATGGATGGTGCTTCTAAGTTTGTCCGCGGTGATGCTGTTGCAGGTTTAATTATTACAGCTATAAATATTATAGGTGGTTTAGCACTGGGTATGTTACAGCATGGGCTTTCTGTTTCTGAAGCTGCTTCTACATATACAATATTAACAATTGGTGATGGTCTTGTTGGTCAAATTCCTGCTCTTATTATTTCTACATCCGCAGGTATAATTGTAACAAGGGCAGGCAACGATTCTGGCTCATTAGCAAAACAGCTTACAAAACAGCTCTTTCCACAGGCAAAAGTGCTTTTTATAACTGGTGGTCTTTTGCTTTTCTTTGCAATAGTGCCGGGTATGCCAAAACTTGCTTTTATTTTTCTTGGTTTAGTTGCTGTTGGTGTTGGTTATCTTATGCTGCGTAAAGAGAAAAAAGGCGATACTCTTGATGATGAAGAAGGCAGTGAAAATGAAGAAGAAAAACCACCTGCACCAGAGGAAGAAGAAGTTAAAGAGCTGCTTGAAATGGATACTATGGAACTTGAAATCGGGTTTGGTATTATCCCACTTGTTGATGCAGCTCAAGGTGGCACACTTTTAAATAGAATTAAGTCAATCAGGCGTCAAATAGCTCTTGAAATGGGTTTTATTGTTCCACCTGTTAGAATAAGGGATAATTTACAGCTTGATGCAGATGAATATGTGGTGCTGCTCCGTGGTGTCCGCACTGCAAAAGGCAGTGTTATGCCAGACAGATATATGGCTATGAACCCTGCAGGTCCAATGGATGATATTAGTGGTATCCCTACAAAAGAGCCAGCATTTGGTCTGCCTGCAAAATGGGTAGATGAAATAGAAAAAGAAAAAGCAGAAATTGCTGGCTATACTATTGTTGACCCTGCGACTATTATTGCTACACACTTAACAGAAGTTATTAAGAAAAACTCTGCTGAACTTTTAGGCAGACAGGAAACTCAAGATTTGCTTGATAAACTTAAAGAAAAACATCCAAAAATAGTGGAAGATGTTGTGCCTGGAATATTGGATTTAAGCACATTAAACAGAGTGCTGCAAAATCTTTTAAAAGAGCGTGTTTCAATTAGAAACTTACAGACTATTTTAGAAGCACTTGCAACTTATGGCACTATGAATAAAGATATAGAGTATTTAACAGAAAAAGTCCGCTTTGCACTGCGTAAACAGATTACAGAAAGCCTTTTAGCACAAGATGGCAAACTTTATGTATTTGCTCTGCCGCAGCCTGTTGAGCAGCTTATTATTAAAAATATGCACCCATCAGATGAGGGCAAAGAGATTGTAATAGACCCAGCCACTGCTAGAAAAATTTTAACAGGGCTTATGGATAAAACAGAAGAAGTTACAGCAAAAGGTATACCACCAGTTTTATTTGTTTCATAG